A single window of Salvia splendens isolate huo1 chromosome 8, SspV2, whole genome shotgun sequence DNA harbors:
- the LOC121743354 gene encoding uncharacterized protein LOC121743354 has product MRTQCYLRLSKLYQRNSSFHNCRGHDDQTMLEATNHIVFIAFFAGCFAIIVCFTTALNPLLIIIIGVGVVLPLFFVAIYNWDTYMVYDLTDLVLPPSSLESSSVHQG; this is encoded by the exons ATGCGAACACAATGTTACCTTCGTCTATCTAAACTCTATCAAAGAAATTCCAGTTTTCATAATTGCAGGG GCCACGACGATCAGACTATGCTAGAAGCAACTAATCACATTGTATTCATTG CATTTTTCGCGGGTTGTTTTGCAATTATAG TTTGTTTTACCACAGCACTAAACCCCCTTCTCATAATAATCATCGGAGTTGGAGTTGTATTGCCACTCTTCTTTGTTGCCATCTACAACT GGGACACTTATATGGTATATGACCTTACGGACCTCGTTTTACCT CCATCATCATTGGAGTCATCATCTGTGCACCAAGGATAA